In the genome of Carassius carassius chromosome 12, fCarCar2.1, whole genome shotgun sequence, the window CAAAAGTAACCTAAAAGTGTTTTAGCACCTCAGTGACCAAAATCaagattaatattcatttttttcgTTCTTAGCCAATATTAAAAATTCTGCAGGGATGTTCTACAACATGAAGCAACAGCAGATGCTCTTTTGCACAAGCTGCACCTTTTTGTTCAAGAACAAATGACTGTGGGAGACAAGAAAGTCTTTGGTCCGGGTACTCGACTTTATGTTACaggtaagaaaaaaatcatataattaaGGTCTTCTAGACAGATTTTAAGCATTGTCAACTTAATTTCACTCCAAATACTTGTATAATTCAGCTGGAGACAGAGAGAAGAAAAGTCCATATTCCATACTGCTTATATAGTGTGCTTGTTTGCGTAGAAAAGGAGAAAATATGttaaatagttcactcaaaatgaaaagtctgtcatcattttctcatcctcatatcattccaaacatgtatgactttcttctttggaacacataagaagatatttagaaaaattctGTCTTGAacatacaatgaaaataaaaagggatTCAGTATTGTGgagcccactgactttcattgtacaaacaaaaacagtagaaacattcttcaaaatatattttgcattatataGATGAATAAAGTCATATGAATTTTGAAAGGCATGAAGGTGACGgtgacattatttttttgtgtgtgaactatccctttaaaatagtGTAGACCATCAGGAACAATAAATCAATTATATATAAGGTTAGAAGGTTTTGGGTTGTTCAGAAGTATTTGTAATAGACTTTATCTGAGTGGGCTACTGGATCAAAAGATTTGGACCTGGAACTCGGCTGATTGTAACTGGTAGGAAACAGTGTCAGAATTTcttcaaatgcataaaatattataatttttatgtaaaaacTTCTGCCAGTcgtccttttttgtttgtttgtttgttcactgATGACTGAAGCTATGTTCAACGTGTTTCCCTTAGGTAAGACTGAGTCACCAAAAGTGTCTGGATACCTACCGTCAAAGAAATACAGTGACAAAGATGGCAATCAGACAATGTTATGCCACGCAAGAGACATGATTCCTGACTTGGTGAAATTCACATGGCAAAAAATGAGCAGAACAAAAGAGTGGGAGGATGTGAAGGAAAATGTTGTGGAACAGAGTTACAAAGTTAAAGAAAATAATCAAGTTAAAGTTAAAGCCGTGACAAGTATGATGATTATAGATAAAAACACGGCCGAAAACAACGACTACCAATGCATTGTTACCCATGAGGGAGTCAATGAGAAACCTCAAATTCTTTTAATGAAGAAAGGTAATTTGAAGAAACTTTGATTACAACTTTCATGGAAATAAATTTGAACACAACTGATACGGTTCTAGACACAGAGAGCTttgattataaataattattcctTATAATAAACGAAAACCTCATTAAAACTATAATTAAAGCAAAtaattaattagaattaaaactacatttttatttgaatgaaacATTACGATGTAAACAGGATGAAACTGTAAAATTGTATGACATTCAGAAATACATGTGTGTggtgtctgtgcattaattttttatttatttttttagatgaaaTTAAGCCGACAATGGTTTCTAAGAAGCAAGATTGTCCACCCACTGATGAGACCATAAAAAATCAAATATcaggtgaataaataaaataaatatatatataaatatctatatgAATTTGGATAAATATAGATACATTTggatggattttttaaaaactatttttgtatTTCAAAATCTTGTTTCCAAgccaaattttttatatttaaaatatatatatatatatatatatatatatatttgtcggTATCAGTTAAAATCAGAGTGTGATCTTTtgtaaatttttctttttatgcttcttaattaatttaacttaatattATGGTTATTATGAAGTCACCGAACTATTTTGATCGAACTGATCCTAATTTGtctaaatacttttattcactcTGTAGCCTACTTTAGTGgaccaaaaataaaagaaaaaaacttacaTTGTCATAACATTCCTGCTGAAACATTTAATACACATATATTGTTAAAACATGATTAAAGCAGAAATGTTATGCATGGTATCTATATAAAGTAAGAATAAAGTTATTaacataaatgtttttcattaaaagcatttaacatgttttttttttttttttgttgcattattaCAGGAGATTCGGAACAAATACGCAGTCTGTACATGTTTGTCTATGCATATGGTGTCATGATCATGAAGAACgtaatgtatttttgtgttgtGACAATCTTTCTATTAAAGAGAAAAGCTGCAAGAAAGAAAGATGAAAGCTCTTAGAGATTTAATGCTAAGATAAGATAAATATCAATTAAGCAAAGGTTTATTAGCAAGTTTCGCTGACTAAAGAATAGATACATATCTGCAGCTATATTATCTCTGCTTAACTGTACTGCTTTTACATTTGtagtagattttttttgcacaatttatttttgcatatttgaaatgtatcatttagattattaaaaatgtgtaatgtacccaaattaaaaaaatgtgttttgcattccctttgtattttttttttttttttttttgcgttctcAGAATAAAATCTGCtcctaaaataaatgaaatgttattcTTAGATGTGTAGTAAAAGGAATTCTCTATAAATGCACTTTTTCAACTATGAAAATATTAATCATGCTTGTgaggttattttaaaaatataaatgaaattatcATATAAAAAGTTGATTGCCTTTATGCATTTTATCCTAGACATTATCAATAAATCAAAATACCAATAAAATATACTATGTATCAGATACATATTTAATTAGGTGCCAATAATACAACatcataaaaatagtaaaataataataatactaaaattactacCTAAAACGGACAATtgttcagtaacactttacaagaCGTTTCATTAGTTAAAAGAAGTTAATAGTTTTAGTAaacatgaactaagcaagaacaattctcccacagcatttatttgatcttagttaattttaacatttactaatacattattaaaatcaagttttatttgttaacatgagttaattcactgtaaatgaacgaacaataaataactgttttttcatGAACTAACAGTAACAAAGATGAAtaagtactgtaacaaatgtattgctcattgtttgttcatgttagttaatacattaactaatggaaccatattgtaaagtgttttctttttaaaatgtactacttaaaaaaaaatggaataacaTTTTACATCTTTATATGGGTTTCTACACTACAAAAGAGCATTTCTTGTATCTGTTCAATGCATTAACTACGTTTAAAGATCAAAACCCGTGCCATGAATGTGAAAACATCATGATGGTGATTGAAACTGCTGCGGTGGAAAATGTGGTGGGGTATGTACACACCACAGGCGAAGGCGCTTACTGGAATGAAAACAGGCAGCAGTTTAACCACAGTATGATGGGCTGATAATTTATTAGCGGCTGCAGAGCATTTGTCTTGTTAATCTAAGCTGTTATTTGTGGGCGAGAAGGTTGCACTATCCGTGAGAGCACAAACTGACTCTCAGCTGGGGTTTCCGCTCCCCTCTTCCGCTTTCAGGCTGTAGAAATGCATGCATAAAGACACTCACATTTAATAAAAGCAgtaactgttttaatgcataacgAAAGAAGAATACAATCTGCCATCATCCTGTATACTTGAGGCTTTGTGATAGGTACATGGAGATTctcaaattatttaaagaaaaacgAAGGTCCCAGACCTGCACAAGGCACATAAGCCCTTATTCAGTGAGCATGGCACAAGTAAACTCAACAGGAAGTAGATTTCTTTTACTTAAGATGATTTAGGAAtgcttccccccccccccccccccccccccaaaaaaaaaacataaaaacataacaaatcCATGCATGATTACATGTCATATATTTCTTCATTTAAGTGCGTTTCATGCAAAACTAGGCAAGTCCTTTATTGTACAAGTAATTCAAGCCTCTATCATCACTCTGTTCATTCCAAAAACTCAGACTGGTAGAacgcacattaaaaaaaataaaaccgatGGGAAAAACGTGGCAGTGCAGACCTGAGGTCCTCTCTCCAGTGATGTATGTGAGATCAGAGTTAATACACATGTGGAGCTGCTAGCATAAACGTGAGACTGCAGCCGTTTTGTTACACAGAAGCTAAATGTTTGATAATTATGTTCGAAATACACATTAAAATCCTTCATTTTTTTTCAATCCGTACtgcataaactaaactaaacaaactaGTTCAGTggaaaaacattaagacacaaaAAAATTGAGAATCACTTTGTGGGCAGATGGAGACAGATAAACAAACTGCTGATCATGCTGATAGTAGATCGAAGGGAGAGTGACTGTCTAGTTCTGGTCACCCATGTACAAAAACCCATATGAAGACACATGGCCCGAGGTCGAGCAGCGCTGGAAGAGGCTGTTGTACTCGGAGctcctaataaaaaaaagaaaaataacaacctattatttacattaattagATTAGATCCACTGAggtataaaaataactattaatattaataccTGCTAGACAATGGGCTTCTCAAGATCATGTTTATCATCAAGGTCTTCATCAGAGTCTACAGTAGCAAAAGATCATAATAGTGTGATTAACTTCAATGTCCGCAAACAGAACATGGCTGGTGTTTCCACACAATAAACAAACCGATTGGCTAATATTCAACCTTTCAATTTTTTCCTATTAATAAAGTACATGTAAAtctataaaagtgaaataatgaaaaatgaaataaataaataataataattatatatatacacacacacacacacacgttcgagtaagtattcattatttttttaaagcattgtttACAAAGTGAACAACATCTTTCTGAAAAAAATCAGCACAGTAAAGTGATCCTTTTTTAGAATGTGAATCTAAAGCACGCAAAGGCATAAAGTAATGCAAAGACATGcgataatttaaaatgaatgcataaaatACAAGAGACACATACTGTAGCAATGTTAAAAAGAGTTTAGTTGCCCACAACGGATTGGATACCGCTGATGCAATTATCAAGAAGTGCAAAGAATGAAAAGAGAAgcacaaacaaaccaaaacaaaataaaaaaagctgtcAAACTAGAAATACTGTAAATGAGAAAATATAGAGATCTATTGAAGattgtttcaggattctttaatgattttgtttgctagattataaatgtctttgcagtCATTTTgaccagtttaatgcatcctttctaaaagaagtattcattttttaaatcttaccctAAACTGTtacttactgaacccaaactgttaacattaatgtatgcTGTATGTAtgaatgcatgtgtgtttatgtgtgtgtgtgtgtgtatatatatatatatatatatatatatatatatatatatatatatatatatatatatatatatatatatatgtatgtgtgtataaaaagGAAAAgtgtaatatgaaatattatgatgtaaaataatgtttttcagcatcattacgccagtcttcagtgtcacatgatccttcagaaatcattctaatatgctgatttattatcagtcctggaaactgttgtgctgcttaatatttttttggaactctcgatacttttttcagaattctttgatgaatgaaaagttAATAAGAAGAGCTTTTACAATATAATtcttttataacaatataaactGCACTTCACAAGTTtgggtcagtacatttttatgctttcttttttaaaagaaatgtaaacttttattcagcaaagatttgttaaattattaagtGATAGCAACAATTTATATTGTTGGAAAAGagtcatatttttaataaatgttgttcctttttactttttattcatcaaagaatcctggaaaaagtatcgcagtttccaaaaaataatttggcagcacattgataattctaataataaatcagcatattagaatgatttctgtgtgACAATTTATATCATAGTAATGGCTGAGTAATAGCTGTAATTATAATTTCTGTAATTGCATCACCAGAAATAAATTCTagtttaaaggatattaaaacagataccattattttatattgcaataacattttgcaagattacagtttttttttctttattttttatcaaataaattcagcctcgatgagcataagagacttcttacagTCTTACAGATCCCAACcttttgaccggtagtgtatatacatacaaacatacatacatatacatatgtatggaGCAGATGTTGTTTGAAAATATATGATAAAAGTGGTTTGTTTCGTTGAAACATCTTATAACTGTATAAGGAGGCAAGGTGGGCTTTCACCACAGGTGCTAAAAAGGACCACCAGCATGGGGCAAGttttatacaaatttaaaaagcattatacaaatactttaactaaattaatatatttaaaatagttttgaatCGTATCTAAGGTAATAATTGTTCAAAACATCATTTTAGCAAAGTTTGTCCTCTTTTCTGTTTAatctgataaataaaacaattaacttttttgtttaataaatacactgtcattaaaatattaattgtccagaatcaaaaacataaaaataaataaagattccgGAAGCACTGAAGGAGATCCCATAATAATCTAATGTGGTCTTACAGTGGtatcaataaatacaacattttactatatgatatgattaatatacaattttttttaaatatgatggtGTTATTATAAATATGGTGATAATCTCTGAGGTGGACATCCAACTTAATATTTGCcatacaaataatacattttagtgtgtattacatataaaattataatgGAGTAAAATCTACAATTTATTCAAGGGAAATGGTATATTTTCTCAAAGCTCTTTAATACAGCTGCAACACCTCTAAATACATTTTTCCTTTAATATCTCAAACCGCTCACCACAGTGCACCTGAGCTCTGACAGTGGCGTTTCCTGGAAAATAATGTGTCTGTTAATGTTGTATAAACTTGGTGAGAACATTATATCTCTCGTTTGTAACCGTGATCGGTTTAAATACACAATGACTACAACAAAATGTAACAAACACATGACTGTAGGTTTCTGTGTGACCCCGAGAACCATTTCCAGTTAGTCATTTCTTACCTGCCATGGACTCAGGAGGAGAGTAGAACTGGCCTTCTGAAACGGGTCCTGGGTACAAAAGAGGTTCTTGATCTAGTGTATTCTGCACTGAAAGATACCCTATAACACAGGACACACGTGTCAGCTAAACACCACGACACTGACACACTGGAAGAGCAAACGAGTCCCAATCAGCATAAGTTACAATGTCATCTGTGTCTATTAGCCTTTACTGACCATAGTTATGACTACTGTTTCTCGTCTCACTGTAACTAGATATTAGATTCTCACTGATTTCATCACCAGCCTCCTGGGGCAGGACTTTGAAGTCCAGCAGCCATGTCTCTATCCATGCCAGAATAAAGGATATAATGGGCAACAAATACCCAAATGCTCCCTGCGAAAGAAGCTGGACAAcagaacattttattattattattattatttttgcattggacaaaaaaaaagtataaatctctaataaaaaagctgaatgaaaaaaaatctcaTACCTTTGATACAACTACTTTGACTATTAAAAAACCAGTTG includes:
- the LOC132154192 gene encoding STARD3 N-terminal-like protein isoform X1, translating into MDSQCSSSVGNINSTPVSARIESYEGEKKCISDVRRTFCLFVTFDLLFVTLLWIIELNVNGGIKEQLRKEVLEYDYHQSFFDIFLLAVFRFAALILAYAVCKLRHWWAIAITTTITTGFLIVKVVVSKLLSQGAFGYLLPIISFILAWIETWLLDFKVLPQEAGDEISENLISSYSETRNSSHNYGYLSVQNTLDQEPLLYPGPVSEGQFYSPPESMADSDEDLDDKHDLEKPIV
- the LOC132154845 gene encoding uncharacterized protein LOC132154845 isoform X2, whose amino-acid sequence is MMFLYITIVLLLEMPAVVLGVTLDQGPKVVVKGVGKTIYLQCKADGLSGSDYIHWYQVKDKEAPTRLLYISKGGSVARDTSTEGAADFTVDKTKLYDLKLSNTQPKHSAVYFCAYWDTSMGYWIKRFGPGTRLIVTGKTESPKVSGYLPSKKYSDKDGNQTMLCHARDMIPDLVKFTWQKMSRTKEWEDVKENVVEQSYKVKENNQVKVKAVTSMMIIDKNTAENNDYQCIVTHEGVNEKPQILLMKKDEIKPTMVSKKQDCPPTDETIKNQISGDSEQIRSLYMFVYAYGVMIMKNVMYFCVVTIFLLKRKAARKKDESS
- the LOC132154845 gene encoding uncharacterized protein LOC132154845 isoform X4, yielding MMFLYITIVLLLEMPVVLGVTLDQGPKVVVKGVGKTIYLQCKADGLSGSDYIHWYQVKDKEAPTRLLYISKGGSVARDTSTEGAADFTVDKTKLYDLKLSNTQPKHSAVYFCAYWDTSMGYWIKRFGPGTRLIVTGKTESPKVSGYLPSKKYSDKDGNQTMLCHARDMIPDLVKFTWQKMSRTKEWEDVKENVVEQSYKVKENNQVKVKAVTSMMIIDKNTAENNDYQCIVTHEGVNEKPQILLMKKDEIKPTMVSKKQDCPPTDETIKNQISGDSEQIRSLYMFVYAYGVMIMKNVMYFCVVTIFLLKRKAARKKDESS
- the LOC132154845 gene encoding immunoglobulin lambda-1 light chain-like isoform X1; this translates as MTSPHSRMKTEALQALSAIMSLQMQLCFLFLIYIFCKVDGNVKIQQKTALIKSVDKTVVIDCIFPSDCSSYIHWYQLKENQTLRRILYSSISDGATNNDAGFESFKVDKKQSNLALKIPELKEEHSAVYYCACWISGGTKVFGPGTRLYVTGKTESPKVSGYLPSKKYSDKDGNQTMLCHARDMIPDLVKFTWQKMSRTKEWEDVKENVVEQSYKVKENNQVKVKAVTSMMIIDKNTAENNDYQCIVTHEGVNEKPQILLMKKDEIKPTMVSKKQDCPPTDETIKNQISGDSEQIRSLYMFVYAYGVMIMKNVMYFCVVTIFLLKRKAARKKDESS
- the LOC132154845 gene encoding immunoglobulin lambda-1 light chain-like isoform X5 → MMFLYITIVLLLEMPAVVLGVTLDQGPKVVVKGVGKTIYLQCKADGLSGSDYIHWYQVKDKEAPTRLLYISKGGSVARDTSTEGAADFTVDKTKLYDLKLSNTQPKHSAVYFCAYWDTSNKKVFGPGTRLYVTGKTESPKVSGYLPSKKYSDKDGNQTMLCHARDMIPDLVKFTWQKMSRTKEWEDVKENVVEQSYKVKENNQVKVKAVTSMMIIDKNTAENNDYQCIVTHEGVNEKPQILLMKKDEIKPTMVSKKQDCPPTDETIKNQISGDSEQIRSLYMFVYAYGVMIMKNVMYFCVVTIFLLKRKAARKKDESS
- the LOC132154845 gene encoding uncharacterized protein LOC132154845 isoform X3 → MMFLYIYIILLLKVPAVVLGVTLDQGPKVVVKGVGKTIYLQCKADGLSGSDYIHWYQVKDKEAPTRLLYISKGGSVARDTSTEGAADFTVDKTKLYDLKLSNTQPKHSAVYFCAYWDTSMGYWIKRFGPGTRLIVTGKTESPKVSGYLPSKKYSDKDGNQTMLCHARDMIPDLVKFTWQKMSRTKEWEDVKENVVEQSYKVKENNQVKVKAVTSMMIIDKNTAENNDYQCIVTHEGVNEKPQILLMKKDEIKPTMVSKKQDCPPTDETIKNQISGDSEQIRSLYMFVYAYGVMIMKNVMYFCVVTIFLLKRKAARKKDESS